One genomic segment of Nonomuraea coxensis DSM 45129 includes these proteins:
- a CDS encoding UDP-N-acetylmuramoyl-tripeptide--D-alanyl-D-alanine ligase, whose translation MIPLPLARIAEITSGTLSGKADPRAVVRGPVVIDSRAVEPGSLFVAFAGARVDGHDFAAQAVRSGAVAVLATRPVDAPAVIVQDAATALAVLASAQVAALPRTTVIGVTGSAGKTTTKDLLARLTARMGPTVAPVGSFNNELGHPLTVLRADQDTRFMVLELAARNIGHIKELTRIAPPRIGVVLNVGTAHLGVFGGKEAIAKAKGELVEALSGEGVAVLNADDPLVREMAARTEARVTFYGRGEDAAIRAEDVTMDERGRASFTLRVPSGAAPVTLQLYGGHAVDNALAAAAAAYELGLPVATIAEELSRATPSSRWRMEVSERADGVTVVNDSYNANPDSMRAAFETFAVLGQGRRRFAVIAALRELGDQAPALNRELGVLAGGAGLTGLVVAGPDAEPVLEGAHEAARAAQAPPGGPPGETGPRIVHVPDAAAAAAELGGWLRPGDAVLIKGPRAMGLERTAELVLGGAPQ comes from the coding sequence ATGATCCCGTTGCCGCTGGCCAGGATCGCCGAGATCACCTCCGGCACCCTGTCGGGCAAGGCCGATCCCCGCGCCGTGGTGCGCGGGCCCGTCGTGATCGACTCGCGGGCCGTCGAACCGGGATCGTTGTTCGTCGCGTTCGCGGGCGCGCGCGTGGACGGCCACGACTTCGCCGCCCAGGCCGTCCGGTCCGGGGCCGTCGCCGTGCTGGCCACCCGGCCCGTCGACGCGCCCGCGGTGATCGTCCAGGACGCCGCGACGGCCCTCGCCGTGCTGGCCTCCGCGCAGGTGGCGGCGCTGCCCCGCACCACCGTGATCGGCGTGACCGGCTCGGCCGGCAAGACCACCACCAAGGACCTCCTGGCCAGGCTCACGGCCAGGATGGGGCCGACCGTCGCCCCCGTCGGCAGCTTCAACAACGAGCTCGGTCACCCGCTGACCGTGCTGCGCGCCGACCAGGACACCCGGTTCATGGTGCTGGAGCTGGCCGCGCGCAACATCGGCCACATCAAGGAGCTGACCCGCATCGCGCCGCCGCGCATCGGCGTCGTGCTCAACGTCGGCACCGCCCACCTCGGCGTGTTCGGCGGCAAGGAGGCCATCGCCAAGGCCAAGGGCGAGCTGGTCGAGGCGCTGTCCGGCGAGGGCGTGGCGGTGCTCAACGCCGACGATCCTCTCGTCCGCGAGATGGCCGCGCGCACCGAGGCCAGGGTCACCTTCTACGGCCGGGGCGAGGACGCCGCGATCCGCGCCGAGGACGTCACCATGGACGAGCGCGGGCGGGCCTCCTTCACCCTGCGCGTCCCGTCCGGCGCCGCGCCCGTCACGCTCCAGCTCTACGGCGGCCACGCCGTCGACAACGCCCTCGCCGCCGCGGCGGCGGCGTACGAGCTGGGGCTGCCCGTCGCCACCATCGCCGAGGAGCTGTCGCGGGCCACGCCGAGCAGCCGGTGGCGGATGGAGGTCAGCGAGCGGGCCGACGGCGTCACCGTCGTCAACGACTCCTACAACGCCAACCCCGACTCGATGCGGGCCGCGTTCGAGACGTTCGCCGTGCTCGGCCAGGGGCGGCGGCGCTTCGCCGTCATCGCGGCCCTGCGCGAGCTGGGCGACCAGGCCCCCGCGCTCAACCGCGAGCTGGGCGTCCTGGCCGGCGGCGCGGGCCTGACGGGCCTCGTCGTGGCCGGGCCCGACGCCGAGCCCGTCCTGGAGGGCGCCCACGAGGCCGCGAGGGCCGCGCAGGCGCCGCCGGGCGGCCCGCCGGGGGAGACCGGGCCGCGCATCGTGCACGTCCCCGACGCCGCCGCGGCCGCCGCTGAGCTCGGAGGGTGGCTGCGGCCCGGCGACGCGGTGCTGATCAAGGGCCCGCGCGCCATGGGCCTGGAGCGGACGGCCGAGCTGGTCCTCGGAGGTGCCCCCCAGTGA
- the mraY gene encoding phospho-N-acetylmuramoyl-pentapeptide-transferase — protein sequence MTNIIIAGAVGLILSMLGTPLAIRLFSRRGIGQQVREEGVQAHLGKRGTPTMGGTVFVLAALFAYGASHLATLTPPTVSGALVLFLMTGLGAVGFLDDFIKIYKQRSLGLRSGAKALGQLVVGAVFAVLVVRQPNVYGITPAETRVSFLRDIGPSIGIVGFTIWVLIMIVGFSNAVNLTDGLDGLASGASGVVLAAYVLIGNWQLRNNCIDQLGPNCYWVRDPLDLAVVAAAVLGALIGFLWWNAPPARIFMGDTGSLALGGVLAGLAIATRTQLLLIILAGLCVIITLSVIIQVGFFKMTGKRVFRMAPLQHHFELKGWAETTIVVRFWLIAMLCAALGLGLFYVEWMPKP from the coding sequence GTGACCAACATCATCATCGCCGGCGCGGTGGGCCTCATCCTCTCGATGCTGGGCACCCCGCTGGCGATCAGGCTGTTCTCGCGGCGCGGCATCGGCCAGCAGGTCCGCGAGGAGGGCGTGCAGGCCCACCTCGGCAAGCGGGGCACCCCCACCATGGGCGGCACGGTGTTCGTCCTGGCCGCCCTGTTCGCCTACGGGGCCTCCCACCTGGCCACCCTCACCCCGCCGACCGTCTCGGGCGCGCTGGTGCTGTTCCTGATGACCGGGCTCGGCGCGGTCGGGTTCCTCGACGACTTCATCAAGATCTACAAGCAGCGCAGCCTCGGCCTGCGCAGCGGCGCCAAGGCGCTCGGCCAGCTCGTCGTCGGCGCGGTCTTCGCCGTCCTCGTCGTCCGCCAGCCCAACGTCTACGGCATCACCCCCGCCGAGACCCGGGTGTCGTTCCTGCGCGACATCGGCCCCTCGATCGGCATCGTCGGGTTCACCATCTGGGTGCTCATCATGATCGTCGGGTTCTCCAACGCGGTGAACCTCACCGACGGACTCGACGGCCTCGCGAGCGGCGCCTCCGGTGTGGTGCTGGCGGCGTACGTGCTGATCGGCAACTGGCAGCTCCGCAACAACTGCATCGACCAGCTCGGCCCCAACTGCTACTGGGTGCGCGACCCTCTCGACCTCGCCGTGGTCGCCGCGGCCGTGCTCGGCGCGCTCATCGGCTTCCTGTGGTGGAACGCCCCTCCCGCCCGCATCTTCATGGGCGACACCGGCTCGCTCGCCCTCGGCGGCGTGCTGGCCGGCCTGGCCATCGCCACCCGCACCCAGCTCCTCCTCATCATCCTCGCCGGCCTGTGCGTGATCATCACCCTGTCCGTGATCATCCAGGTCGGGTTCTTCAAGATGACCGGCAAACGGGTCTTCCGCATGGCCCCGCTCCAGCACCACTTCGAGCTCAAGGGCTGGGCGGAGACCACGATCGTGGTCCGCTTCTGGCTCATCGCCATGCTCTGCGCCGCGCTCGGGCTCGGGCTGTTCTACGTCGAATGGATGCCCAAGCCATGA
- the murD gene encoding UDP-N-acetylmuramoyl-L-alanine--D-glutamate ligase, with protein sequence MTVTCVAGLGVSGTAAARALAGRGERVVVVEAVEGERQLAAAAELAGLGVETRFGEMVLPEGATRLVTTGWAPHHPLVAAALDAGVEVVGEVELAWRLRPANAAPWLALTGTNGKTTAVRMLTSILMAAGHKALAVGNVGLPVVRAVAEPYDVLAVELSSFQLHWSATLAPRAAAILNIAPDHLDWHGSMEAYAAAKGRVYERAGTVVYNADDPEATRLAEPYPRAVGFTLRAPRSGQLGVVEDLLVDRAFVADPVEAAEELATFGDIRPLAPHNVANALAAAALARAYGVPGEAVARGLRDFVPDPHRLALVDRVGGVDYVDDSKATNPHAAAAALASYPSVVWVAGGQLKGADVDDLVRRAAPRLRGAVLLGADRAEIAEALARHAPNVPVVDIADRDTGAMEKVVIAAARLASPGDTVLLSPSAASLDMYPGYPARGESFARAVRGLKERAEGAV encoded by the coding sequence ATGACCGTCACCTGCGTCGCCGGGCTCGGCGTCTCCGGCACCGCCGCGGCGCGGGCCCTCGCCGGGCGCGGCGAGCGCGTCGTCGTCGTGGAGGCGGTCGAGGGGGAGCGCCAGCTCGCCGCCGCGGCCGAGCTGGCCGGGCTCGGCGTCGAGACCCGCTTCGGCGAGATGGTCCTGCCCGAGGGCGCCACCCGGCTCGTCACCACCGGCTGGGCGCCGCACCACCCGCTCGTCGCCGCCGCCCTGGATGCGGGCGTCGAGGTCGTGGGGGAGGTCGAGCTCGCCTGGCGGCTGCGCCCGGCGAACGCCGCCCCCTGGCTCGCCCTCACCGGCACCAACGGCAAGACCACCGCCGTGCGCATGCTCACCTCGATCCTCATGGCCGCCGGGCACAAGGCCCTGGCCGTCGGCAACGTGGGCCTGCCCGTGGTGCGGGCGGTCGCGGAGCCGTACGACGTGCTGGCCGTCGAGCTGTCCAGCTTCCAGCTCCACTGGTCGGCCACGCTGGCGCCGCGCGCCGCCGCGATACTCAACATCGCCCCCGACCACCTCGACTGGCACGGCTCCATGGAGGCGTACGCCGCCGCCAAGGGCCGCGTCTACGAGCGCGCGGGCACCGTCGTCTACAACGCCGACGACCCCGAGGCGACCCGGCTGGCCGAGCCCTACCCGAGGGCCGTCGGCTTCACGCTGCGGGCGCCGCGGAGCGGGCAGCTCGGCGTCGTGGAGGACCTGCTGGTCGACCGGGCGTTCGTGGCCGACCCCGTGGAGGCGGCCGAGGAACTCGCCACGTTCGGCGACATCCGCCCCCTCGCACCCCACAACGTGGCCAACGCCCTGGCCGCGGCGGCCCTGGCGCGGGCGTACGGCGTGCCCGGCGAGGCGGTCGCGCGGGGCCTGCGGGACTTCGTGCCCGACCCGCACCGGCTGGCGCTGGTCGACCGGGTCGGCGGCGTCGACTACGTGGACGACTCCAAGGCCACCAACCCGCACGCCGCCGCCGCGGCGCTGGCCTCGTACCCGTCGGTCGTGTGGGTGGCGGGCGGCCAGCTCAAGGGCGCCGACGTGGACGACCTCGTCCGCCGGGCAGCCCCCCGGCTGCGCGGCGCCGTGCTGCTCGGCGCCGACCGCGCCGAGATCGCCGAAGCCCTCGCGCGACACGCCCCGAATGTCCCCGTGGTGGACATCGCGGATCGGGACACTGGTGCGATGGAGAAAGTCGTCATCGCAGCCGCCCGCCTGGCCTCGCCGGGCGACACCGTGCTGCTCTCCCCGTCGGCGGCCTCACTCGACATGTACCCCGGCTACCCGGCGCGGGGCGAGTCGTTCGCGCGGGCCGTGCGCGGGCTGAAGGAGCGGGCCGAGGGAGCGGTGTGA
- the ftsW gene encoding putative lipid II flippase FtsW — protein MSATAEKRAHPAPAEGPQGWAREQLAALRELLGKPLTTYYLIIMCSALLLALGLMMVLSASSIEALQKTGSPFSWFIKQSLSALIAVPVMYACSRLPVKFFRWAGYPLMALSIISLVMVLFIGSTELGAQRWIYVGSLTIQPSEPAKLALALWGADLLARRARQGRIEWRQLLIPLMPGTAILVVLVLLGRDLGTTLVLFMIFLSLLWVVGAPVKLFGGIMSLAVLAAVIMIKVEPYRMRRIGAFLDPWADAQGDGYQAVQGQIAMGSGGWFGVGLGQSRQKWSWLPHGESDFIFAIVGEELGLMGTLMVVALFGLLGYAGLRVAVRVSDPFIRLAAAAMVAWIVGQATVNMGAVLGVLPITGIPLPLVSYGGSSLLPTLAALGMLLSFAKHEPGAREALAARGPGPGARALSWLGLGGMTRGRATR, from the coding sequence GTGAGCGCGACCGCCGAGAAGCGCGCGCACCCCGCCCCGGCGGAGGGCCCGCAGGGCTGGGCGCGCGAGCAGCTCGCCGCGCTGCGCGAGCTGCTCGGCAAGCCGCTCACCACCTACTACCTGATCATCATGTGCAGCGCGCTGCTGCTCGCGCTGGGCCTGATGATGGTGCTGTCGGCCTCCAGCATCGAGGCGCTGCAGAAGACCGGCAGCCCCTTCTCGTGGTTCATCAAGCAGTCGCTGTCGGCCCTGATCGCCGTGCCGGTCATGTACGCCTGCTCGCGCCTGCCGGTCAAGTTCTTCCGCTGGGCCGGCTACCCGCTGATGGCGCTGTCGATCATCTCGCTGGTGATGGTGCTGTTCATCGGCTCGACGGAGCTGGGCGCGCAGCGCTGGATCTACGTCGGCTCGCTGACCATCCAGCCGTCGGAGCCGGCCAAGCTCGCGCTCGCGCTGTGGGGCGCCGACCTGCTGGCGCGGCGGGCGCGGCAGGGCCGCATCGAGTGGCGGCAGCTGCTGATCCCGCTGATGCCGGGCACCGCGATCCTGGTCGTGCTGGTCCTGCTGGGCCGCGACCTCGGCACCACGCTGGTGCTCTTCATGATCTTCCTGTCCCTGCTGTGGGTGGTGGGCGCGCCGGTCAAGCTGTTCGGCGGCATCATGTCGCTGGCCGTGCTGGCCGCGGTCATCATGATCAAGGTGGAGCCCTACCGGATGCGGCGCATCGGCGCCTTCCTCGACCCCTGGGCCGACGCGCAGGGCGACGGCTACCAGGCCGTGCAGGGGCAGATCGCGATGGGCTCGGGCGGCTGGTTCGGGGTCGGGCTCGGCCAGAGCCGGCAGAAGTGGAGCTGGCTGCCGCACGGCGAGAGCGACTTCATCTTCGCCATCGTCGGCGAGGAGCTCGGGCTCATGGGCACGCTCATGGTCGTCGCGCTGTTCGGGCTGCTCGGCTACGCCGGGCTGCGCGTCGCCGTACGGGTCAGCGACCCCTTCATCCGGCTGGCCGCGGCCGCCATGGTCGCCTGGATCGTCGGGCAGGCCACCGTCAACATGGGCGCCGTCCTCGGCGTCCTGCCCATCACCGGCATCCCCCTTCCCCTGGTCTCGTACGGCGGCTCGTCGCTGCTGCCCACGCTCGCCGCGCTCGGCATGCTGCTGTCGTTCGCCAAGCACGAGCCGGGCGCGCGCGAGGCTCTGGCCGCTCGTGGCCCCGGACCCGGCGCGCGGGCCCTAAGCTGGCTTGGCCTTGGGGGTATGACCAGAGGCCGAGCGACACGTTAG